A region of Vitis vinifera cultivar Pinot Noir 40024 chromosome 15, ASM3070453v1 DNA encodes the following proteins:
- the LOC100259039 gene encoding cytochrome P450 704C1: MELFIIIATFLLLPFLLFFIAFCFLLLRIFTNKSIKNPNYPPVMGTVFHQLLYFNKLYDHQAEVAEKHRTFRLLTPIQSEIYTTDTRNIEHVLKTNFANYSKGQHNRDIFMDLFGEGIFAVDGGAWRHQRKLASFEFSTRVLRDFSCAVFRTNAAKLAGKVKEFSDAGRVFDVQDILMKCGLDSIFKVGFGVELNCLEGSNQEGNAFIKAFDDSNALVYWRYVDPLWTLKRFLNIGSEASLKKSIKVMDDFVYNLIRTKRKQLSIQQYTNDKEDILSRFLLESQKDPEQMNDRYLRDIILNFTIAGKDSTANTLSWFFYVLTKHPLVQEKVVQEIREVMDCGDDDKAHGYEDFVAKITDGVLEKMQYLHAALTETLRLYPAVPIDGRCADADDILPDGHKLKQGDGVYYMSYAMGRMSYIWGEDAKEFRPERWLNNGVFQPESPFKFVAFHAGPRICLGKDFAYRQMKISAMTLLHFFRFKLEDATRNVTYKTMFTLHINGGLHLQAIPRRNFLSSK, from the exons ATGGAGTTGTTCATCATCATAGCCACTTTCCTGCTACTGCCATTTCTGTTGTTCTTCATCGCTTTCTGCTTTCTTCTCCTTCGTATCTTCACCAACAAATCCATCAAAAACCCTAACTACCCACCTGTCATGGGAACTGTATTCCATCAGCTCCTTTATTTCAACAAACTGTACGACCATCAAGCGGAAGTCGCCGAGAAACATCGCACTTTCCGGCTTCTCACTCCCATTCAGAGTGAAATATACACGACGGATACCAGAAACATTGAGCACGTGCTCAAAACCAACTTCGCCAACTACTCCAAAGGCCAGCACAATCGGGATATATTTATGGATCTTTTCGGCGAAGGAATATTCGCTGTGGACGGCGGTGCGTGGCGGCACCAGAGGAAGCTTGCGAGCTTTGAGTTCTCCACCAGGGTTCTCAGGGACTTCAGCTGCGCCGTCTTTAGAACCAACGCCGCCAAACTTGCCGGGAAAGTCAAGGAGTTTTCGGATGCGGGTCGGGTTTTTGATGTACAG gaTATACTAATGAAATGCGGATTGGATTCCATATTCAAAGTTGGGTTCGGAGTGGAATTGAATTGCTTGGAGGGCTCAAACCAAGAAGGAAATGCATTCATCAAAGCCTTCGATGATTCCAATGCTTTGGTCTACTGGCGCTACGTCGATCCTCTCTGGACTCTCAAAAGATTTCTCAACATCGGCTCCGAAGCCTCCCTCAAGAAAAGCATCAAGGTCATGGACGATTTCGTATACAACCTCATACGGACCAAAAGAAAACAGCTCTCCATCCAACAATACACT AATGACAAGGAAGACATTCTTTCTAGATTTCTGCTGGAGAGCCAGAAGGATCCGGAGCAGATGAATGATCGGTATCTTAGGGATATTATTCTGAATTTCACTATCGCTGGTAAAGATTCGACTGCAAATACTCTTTCATGGTTTTTCTATGTGCTTACCAAGCACCCTCTGGTGCAAGAAAAAGTTGTGCAAGAGATAAGAGAAGTGATGGACTGTGGAGATGATGATAAAGCTCATGGGTATGAAGATTTTGTGGCAAAAATCACTGATGGTGTGTTGGAGAAAATGCAGTATCTTCATGCAGCATTGACAGAGACATTGAGGCTATACCCTGCTGTCCCTATa GATGGGAGATGTGCAGATGCAGATGACATTCTTCCTGATGGCCATAAACTAAAACAAGGAGATGGGGTATACTACATGTCCTATGCCATGGGCAGGATGTCTTACATTTGGGGAGAAGATGCCAAGGAATTTCGCCCCGAAAGATGGCTCAACAATGGAGTTTTCCAACCCGAATCCCCATTCAAATTCGTAGCATTCCAT GCTGGTCCTCGAATTTGTTTGGGCAAGGACTTCGCTTACAGGCAAATGAAGATATCAGCAATGACACTTCTTCACTTTTTCCGCTTTAAATTAGAGGATGCTACAAGAAATGTTACGTACAAGACCATGTTCACACTCCACATCAATGGAGGCCTCCATCTGCAGGCAATTCCAAGGAGAAACTTCTTATCTTCCAAGTAG
- the LOC104881870 gene encoding 2-methylene-furan-3-one reductase, whose translation MKKNMNTQKAWFYEEYGPKEVLKLGDFPLPTPAHNQILVQVRAAALNPIDFKRRQRAIFPSDFPVVPGCDMAGVVVARGDGATKFGIGDEVYGNIQDFNAEGKLKQLGTLAQFIVVEESLVALKPKNISFEEAASLPLAIQTAIEGFVTAGFKGGQTVFIVGGAGGVGTLVIQLAKHLYGASEVVATASTPKVEFVKSLGADKVVDYTKTNYEEITEKFDFLYDTIGDTKNSHVVAKADAPIVDITWPPSHPRAVYSSLTVCGESLEKLRPYLESGKLKAIIDPTGPYKFTAVVEAFGYLETGRARGKVVVSPFPSLQPPPFVLLDNKGNPGP comes from the exons atgaaaaaaaatatgaatacgCAGAAAGCTTGGTTCTATGAGGAGTATGGTCCGAAGGAAGTCCTCAAGTTGGGGGACTTTCCCCTTCCAACTCCGGCCCATAACCAAATACTTGTCCAAGTAAGAGCTGCTGCTTTGAATCCCATTGATTTCAAGAGACGCCAACGAGCCATCTTTCCTTCAGATTTTCCG GTTGTCCCTGGCTGTGATATGGCCGGCGTCGTGGTGGCAAGAGGCGACGGTGCAACAAAATTCGGTATAGGCGATGAGGTGTACGGCAACATCCAGGATTTCAATGCTGAGGGGAAGCTAAAGCAGCTGGGGACACTGGCGCAATTCATTGTCGTGGAGGAGAGCTTGGTTGCTTTGAAACCAAAGAACATTTCATTTGAAGAGGCTGCTAGCTTGCCTTTAGCAATTCAGACCGCGATTGAAGGCTTTGTGACCGCAGGTTTTAAGGGGGGGCAGACGGTATTCATAGTTGGCGGAGCAGGCGGTGTTGGAACTCTGGTCATTCAGCTGGCCAAGCACTTGTATGGAGCTTCTGAAGTGGTTGCTACAGCCAGCACTCCAAAGGTGGAGTTTGTGAAGAGTCTGGGCGCTGATAAAGTTGTGGACTACACAAAAACTAACTATGAAGAAATAACCGAAAAATTCGATTTTCTCTATGACACAATTG GTGACACCAAGAATTCCCATGTTGTAGCAAAGGCGGATGCTCCAATTGTTGACATAACTTGGCCACCGTCCCATCCAAGAGCGGTTTATTCAAGCTTGACTGTCTGTGGGGAGAGTCTGGAGAAGCTTAGGCCATACTTAGAGAGTGGAAAACTCAAGGCCATCATTGATCCAACCGGTCCTTACAAGTTCACAGCCGTAGTTGAAGCCTTCGGGTATTTGGAAACTGGAAGAGCCAGAGGAAAAGTCGTCGTCTCTCCCTTCCCTTCACTGCAACCTCCCCCTTTTGTTTTGTTGGATAACAAGGGCAATCCAGGCCCTTGA
- the LOC100265961 gene encoding serine/threonine-protein kinase Aurora-3, translated as MREEPSQKQQKQWSLDDFEIGKPLGRGKFGRVYLAREIKSKYVVALKVIFKAQIEKYRLHHQLKREMEIQTSLCHPNVLRLYGWFHDSERIFLILEYCYGGELYRELRKTGYLTEKQAATYIASLTQALAYCHEKHVIHRDIKPENLLLDHEGRLKIADFGWSVQSTNKRRTMCGTLDYLAPEMVENKAHDYAVDNWTLGILCYEFLYGVPPFEAESQSDTFKRIMKVDLSFPSNPHVSAEAKNLISRLLVKDSSKRLSLQKIMEHPWIIKNANPTGTCNK; from the exons ATGCGTGAAGAACCCTCTCAAAAACAGCAGAAACAATGGTCTTTAGACGACTTCGAGATCGGAAAACCTCTCGGCAGAGGCAAATTCGGCAGAGTCTATCTCGCCCGAGAAATCAAG AGCAAGTATGTAGTGGCATTAAAGGTGATATTCAAGGCGCAGATTGAGAAGTACAGGCTTCATCACCAGCTGAAGAGAGAGATGGAGATTCAGACCAGTCTTTGTCACCCAAACGTACTGCGTCTCTATGGTTGGTTTCATGATTCCGAGAGAATCTTTTTGATTCTTGAATACTGTTATGGGGGAGAGCTCTATAGGGAGTTAAGGAAGACTGGTTATCTCACTGAAAAGCAAGCCGCCACG TACATTGCAAGCCTCACACAAGCATTAGCATACTGCCATGAGAAGCATGTGATTCACAGGGATATCAAGCCTGAGAATTTGTTGCTAGATCACGAG GGTCGACTGAAAATTGCGGACTTTGGATGGTCTGTACAATCAACAAACAAGAGACGAACCATGTGTGGAACTTTGGACTATCTTGCACCAGAAATGGTGGAGAACAAAGCTCATGACTATGCAGTTGATAACTGGACTCTGGGAATCCTATGTTATGAGTTCCTGTATGGTGTCCCTCCATTTGAGGCAGAAAGCCAGAGTGATACATTTAAACG GATAATGAAGGTTGACCTGAGCTTCCCTTCCAACCCCCATGTCTCAGCCGAAGCTAAAAATCTCATTAGCCGG CTTCTGGTGAAGGATTCTTCAAAAAGGCTCTCTCTTCAGAAGATCATGGAGCATCCTTGGATAATCAAGAATGCAAATCCTACGGGTACCTGCAACAAATAG
- the LOC100264212 gene encoding uncharacterized protein LOC100264212 isoform X2: MSFLKGIIDSLGSIFSDSTSPDEAQSSPNFSDNGAMDGVVGTGVSNQRIAYKLKGYYDLATEEIAKAVRAEEWGLVDDAIVHYKNAQRILIEASSTSTPSFISSSEQEKVKSYRQKISKWQGQVAERLEILIRRAGGTSTNKNTLADTKPATTSSTKSNARTDVLQKSPLTNRRSPIMRSQSDKVVSSKPVQESGHGYDAKLVEMINTVIVDRSPSVKWDDVAGLEKAKQALLEMVILPTKRKDLFTGLRRPARGLLLFGPPGNGKTMLAKAVASESAATFFNVSASSLTSKWVGEGEKLVRTLFMVAISRQPSVIFMDEIDSIMSTRMTNENEASRRLKSEFLVQFDGVTSNPDDLVIVIGATNKPQELDDAVLRRLVKRIYVPLPDENVRRLLLKHKLKGQAFSLPGGDLERLVQETEGYSGSDLQALCEEAAMMPIRELGTNILTVKANQVRPLRYGDFQKAMTVIRPSLQKGKWQELEDWNQEFGSN, translated from the exons ATGAGTTTCCTCAAAGGCATCATTGATTCTCTGGGCTCCATCTTCTCTGATTCTACTTCTCCGGACGAGGCTCAGTCAAGCCCTAATTTTTCCGATAATGGGGCGATGGACGGCGTCGTCGGAACTGGCGTTTCGAACCAGCGGATTGCGTATAAGCTAAAAGGCTATTACGATTTGGCGACGGAGGAAATTGCCAAGGCTGTTAGGGCAGAAGAGTGGGGTTTGGTCGATGATGCAATTGTTCATTACAAGAATGCGCAGCGTATATTGATCGAAGCCAGTTCGACTAGTACACCTTCTTTTATCAGTTCTAG TGAACAAGAGAAGGTGAAATCTTATCGTCAAAAGATATCAAAATGGCAGGGTCAAGTTGCAGAGAGACTTGAAATTTTAATCAGGCGAGCAG gtGGCACATCCACAAACAAG AACACCTTAGCTGACACAAAACCTGCTACAACTTCTTCAACAAAATCTAATGCTAGAACAGATGTATTACAAAAGTCTCCACTTACCAATAGGCGCAGCCCCATTATGAGGAGTCAGTCAGATAAAGTTGTAAGCTCAAAACCTGTACAAGAATCTGGTCATGGCTATGATGCAAAATTGGTTGAAATGATAAACACTGTGATTGTGGACAGAAGTCCTTCTGTTAAATGGGATGATGTTG CTGGTCTTGAAAAGGCAAAGCAGGCATTATTGGAAATGGTTATTCTACCAACTAAAAGAAAAGACCTGTTCACTGGCCTTAGAAGGCCTGCTAGAG GTCTACTTCTCTTTGGTCCACCTGGTAATGGAAAGACCATGCTTGCCAAGGCTGTTGCTTCAGAGTCAGCGGcaacattttttaatgtttctGCATCTTCCCTTACATCAAAGTGG GTGGGAGAGGGTGAAAAACTTGTCCGGACTCTGTTCATGGTTGCTATTTCCAGGCAACCATCAGTGATTTTCATGGATGAA ATTGATAGCATTATGTCAACAAGGATGACAAACGAGAACGAGGCAAGCAGGAGGTTGAAGTCAGAGTTTCTGGTACAGTTTGATGGGGTCACTTCTAATCCTGATGATCTTGTAATTGTAATTG GTGCAACTAATAAACCACAAGAATTGGATGATGCAGTTCTTAGGAGATTG GTAAAGAGAATATACGTACCATTACCAGATGAAAATGTCAGGAGGCTTCTTCTAAAACACAAACTTAAAGGCCAAGCATTTTCCTTACCtg GTGGAGATCTAGAAAGACTTGTGCAGGAGACAGAAG GATATTCTGGAAGTGATCTACAAGCCTTGTGTGAAGAAGCTGCGATGATGCCAATTAGAGAGCTGGGTACAAATATTCTGACTGTCAAAGCTAATCAG GTAAGGCCACTAAGATATGGAGATTTTCAGAAGGCAATGACTGTTATTAGACCCAGCTTACAGAAAGGCAAGTGGCAAGAGCTTGAAGACTGGAACCAGGAATTTGGCTCCAATTAA
- the LOC100264212 gene encoding uncharacterized protein LOC100264212 isoform X1 yields the protein MSFLKGIIDSLGSIFSDSTSPDEAQSSPNFSDNGAMDGVVGTGVSNQRIAYKLKGYYDLATEEIAKAVRAEEWGLVDDAIVHYKNAQRILIEASSTSTPSFISSSEQEKVKSYRQKISKWQGQVAERLEILIRRAGGTSTNKNTLADTKPATTSSTKSNARTDVLQKSPLTNRRSPIMRSQSDKVVSSKPVQESGHGYDAKLVEMINTVIVDRSPSVKWDDVAGLEKAKQALLEMVILPTKRKDLFTGLRRPARGLLLFGPPGNGKTMLAKAVASESAATFFNVSASSLTSKWVGEGEKLVRTLFMVAISRQPSVIFMDEIDSIMSTRMTNENEASRRLKSEFLVQFDGVTSNPDDLVIVIGATNKPQELDDAVLRRLVKRIYVPLPDENVRRLLLKHKLKGQAFSLPGGDLERLVQETEGYSGSDLQALCEEAAMMPIRELGTNILTVKANQVSHLEIVACHFVNLLLTFRLMEMMLLLCVKGKLRYATVSLLGSIFVYLFFSNAIYQDQIP from the exons ATGAGTTTCCTCAAAGGCATCATTGATTCTCTGGGCTCCATCTTCTCTGATTCTACTTCTCCGGACGAGGCTCAGTCAAGCCCTAATTTTTCCGATAATGGGGCGATGGACGGCGTCGTCGGAACTGGCGTTTCGAACCAGCGGATTGCGTATAAGCTAAAAGGCTATTACGATTTGGCGACGGAGGAAATTGCCAAGGCTGTTAGGGCAGAAGAGTGGGGTTTGGTCGATGATGCAATTGTTCATTACAAGAATGCGCAGCGTATATTGATCGAAGCCAGTTCGACTAGTACACCTTCTTTTATCAGTTCTAG TGAACAAGAGAAGGTGAAATCTTATCGTCAAAAGATATCAAAATGGCAGGGTCAAGTTGCAGAGAGACTTGAAATTTTAATCAGGCGAGCAG gtGGCACATCCACAAACAAG AACACCTTAGCTGACACAAAACCTGCTACAACTTCTTCAACAAAATCTAATGCTAGAACAGATGTATTACAAAAGTCTCCACTTACCAATAGGCGCAGCCCCATTATGAGGAGTCAGTCAGATAAAGTTGTAAGCTCAAAACCTGTACAAGAATCTGGTCATGGCTATGATGCAAAATTGGTTGAAATGATAAACACTGTGATTGTGGACAGAAGTCCTTCTGTTAAATGGGATGATGTTG CTGGTCTTGAAAAGGCAAAGCAGGCATTATTGGAAATGGTTATTCTACCAACTAAAAGAAAAGACCTGTTCACTGGCCTTAGAAGGCCTGCTAGAG GTCTACTTCTCTTTGGTCCACCTGGTAATGGAAAGACCATGCTTGCCAAGGCTGTTGCTTCAGAGTCAGCGGcaacattttttaatgtttctGCATCTTCCCTTACATCAAAGTGG GTGGGAGAGGGTGAAAAACTTGTCCGGACTCTGTTCATGGTTGCTATTTCCAGGCAACCATCAGTGATTTTCATGGATGAA ATTGATAGCATTATGTCAACAAGGATGACAAACGAGAACGAGGCAAGCAGGAGGTTGAAGTCAGAGTTTCTGGTACAGTTTGATGGGGTCACTTCTAATCCTGATGATCTTGTAATTGTAATTG GTGCAACTAATAAACCACAAGAATTGGATGATGCAGTTCTTAGGAGATTG GTAAAGAGAATATACGTACCATTACCAGATGAAAATGTCAGGAGGCTTCTTCTAAAACACAAACTTAAAGGCCAAGCATTTTCCTTACCtg GTGGAGATCTAGAAAGACTTGTGCAGGAGACAGAAG GATATTCTGGAAGTGATCTACAAGCCTTGTGTGAAGAAGCTGCGATGATGCCAATTAGAGAGCTGGGTACAAATATTCTGACTGTCAAAGCTAATCAGGTATCCCATCTAGAAATTGTTGCTTGCCATTTTGTGAATCTGTTACTGACTTTTCGTCTCATGGAAATGATGCTGCTTTTGTGTGTTAAGGGAAAACTAAGATATGCTACAGTTTCCCTGCTTGGTTCTATTTTTGTGTACCTGTTTTTTTCCAATGCAATTTATCAAGATCAAATACCATGA